In Bacillus sp. (in: firmicutes), the genomic stretch ATCATTGCCAAGTTCTACTGAGACTGTTATTGTTCCTCCTGATGGCGTAAATTTAATAGCATTATTAATTAAATTCGTCATAACCTGTTCTATTCTTGCAAAATCTATGTTTATAAAATAGCCGCTTGCAGAGATTGATGATGGCAAATCTTCATATTTAAACTGAATCCCTTTTGCTTTTACATCTATTTCATATTTAGAAAATAGCTTTTGTATTAGACCGTTTATCGGAAATTTTACAAGGGTAAATGTTGCACCGTTCACCTCTAAAATGGATAAATCAAAAAGATCTTTTATTAAATCATTGACAGTTGTAATCCGCTCATACATAAGTTGAATGTACTTAGGCTCTAGCTCAGCTTTTCCATCAACAATTATTTTCAAAAAACTCAGGATTGCTCGAATAGGCGCTCCCATTTCATGAGAAATATCGGAAATAAAGTGTTTTCTTGATTCCTCTACTTTTTTTAAATTATTATTCACTCTCGTTATTTCTGCTTCCTGTTTTTTGAGCATTTTTCCTTGGATGTCACTAATCTTATATGTTTTCATCGTCATTTTTAGAAGCTTTTCATATTCTTTGACTAAATCACAGTAGTCAGAAATCATTTCAGTACCATTTGTAGCAGTACAGTCTGTCAATCTTTTTTTTGCCAGTTCTAAAACCTCAACCTCATGTCGAAATAACATCTTTTTCAAGTCTTGCTCTCCCATTTTCTTTCTGTCAACTCCCATTTGCTCTTAAAATACCGCAGGGCTTACTTTGATTCTACACAGGCTATAATTTCAAATGGAAAGCTCATATCTTCGGTGAACTCTTCAGCACATTCTAATTCGCTTTCATTATCTTCATTATAATACCAATTCAGTTGAACTAAGATGCCATCATGAAATGCTTCTTCAAACGTATCCAAAAGCATCATTAAACACTTTGAACTGCTCGTATTAATATAAGAAAGGCTTAATTCAATTGTAACCTGAACCTCAGGCTGAAGCTGAGCAATATATTGGTCAAGCCATTTAAGAATAGGCTCATAAAATTTAAATGCATTTTCTGGATAGGACTGTCCGTTTAAAACTAATTTATTATTTTCTGCATCAAAACATACTTCTGGCGTACTTTTCGTTGCCTCTATAAATAAACCATTCATTTTACCACTCCTAAACTACTGCTTTTAACGTAAAAAACGAGAATTGTTCATCAACATTTGTAATCGAATATTCAAGCGGACAGCTTGCTTTTCGAGCCATATCAATCAACCCTAATCCCGCACCAACACTATCCATATCTACATCTAATTTTAGAGTTTCCTTATAGGTTTTCTTAAGTTCTTCCTTATCCATGACAATCAGCCGATCAATTTTATCCGTTACCTTCCTAATGTCATCCTTGCATAATAAATTCCCAGAGCAAATAAAACTACCTTTTTCCGTCTTGCCAATCGTAATAATAGAAGAAGCAGCTATATGTTCGTAACCATTACATTTCGCTTTGCTATAACAATAGTTTTTAATATTCTGAGTTTGTTCGATGAAAATTGAAAAAATATTAAAAATTTCTTTTTTAGGCACATCCTCTGTTTCTAGATATTTTTTCACTGCCTCGCCCAATTCTTCAATAATGCCCTGTGAAAGTTTTCCTGAAAAAGAAATGAGAACTGAATTATCCCTTAAAACTTTCTGTATTCCGAGAAGGTTTTGATTATTCAAGGTAGATTCTCCTCTCTACAATTATATTGCCGCAAATTTCTCAATTTTTTACTATAAATGTTGACATAATGCTAAAATTATATCTCAACTTCATTTATTTTAATAGTTACTTTTAGTCATATATTTTCATTTCTAATATATAAAAACATTACATTTAGTAACTTGCAGTTTAAATACCACTTATAGTATAAATTTAAGTTCCATATCCTCCTTTTCTCATTTAAAATATAAGGAAGGACTACCAAATAAAGGAGGGGAAAACCCTGGAAAACCTTAAATTATTTATTGCAGACGATCAAACATTGATGCGGGACGGTTTACAGATTGTTATTGATTTAGAAAAGGACATGGAAGTCATCGGAACAGCTGATAACGGCAAGGAGGCCTACGAAAAAATCATTAGTCTTAAACCAGATATTGTCTTAATGGATATCCAAATGCCAGTCATGAACGGAATTGAATGTATAAAACTTGTCAAACAAAAATGCCCGGAAATTATCATTTTAATTTTAACAACGTTTAATGAGGAGGATTATATCGTGGAAGGACTGGCAAATGGCGCCAACGGTTTTTTATTAAAAGGAATCGATTTCGAAAATTTGATTGCATCAATCCGCAATGCCGCAAAAGGGAATTTATTAATCCCAGCAGAAGTCGCCGTCAAGCTCGCCAATCGACTACATAACATTTATGCCAATAAATTAGGCGGGAAAATCGAACAGATTAGAAAGCATTTAGAAAAAAACAACATTTATCTCACAGATAGAGAAATAAGCATTATTAAATTAATGTTGGAAGGTTTAAGCAATCGCAAAATTGCCGAAAAAATCTTCATAAGTGAAGGAACCGTCAAAAATTACTCAAGTGAAATTTATCGGAAATTCAACGTAAAAAATCGGCCGGAACTGCTTGACTATATTAATCAAATTTGCTAATTTCTATAAAAATCGCCTCTTTTAAACATATTGAGGCGATTTTTATTTACATCACAATCCCACCGTCAACATGAAGCACAGTACCATTGACATAATTCGCTTCATCAGAGGCTAAATACAAGTAGGCATTGGCAATATCTTCTGCTTTTCCAAGACGCTTGAGTGGGATTTGCTGCACAATTTTCTCCATGACTTTTTCAGGTACTTGGGCAGTCATGTTTGTATCGCAAAATCCTGGTGCAACCGCATTCACATTGATTCCCTTTGCCCCTAATTCCTTTGCCCATGTTTTCGTCATACCGATTACACCGGCTTTCGCTGCAGCGTAGTTTGTTTGACCAAAATTACCATAGACGCCGGAAACAGAAGATGTATTAATAATCTTTCCCGACCCCTGTTCCAGCATCATTGGTATG encodes the following:
- a CDS encoding HAMP domain-containing histidine kinase, which translates into the protein MKKMLFRHEVEVLELAKKRLTDCTATNGTEMISDYCDLVKEYEKLLKMTMKTYKISDIQGKMLKKQEAEITRVNNNLKKVEESRKHFISDISHEMGAPIRAILSFLKIIVDGKAELEPKYIQLMYERITTVNDLIKDLFDLSILEVNGATFTLVKFPINGLIQKLFSKYEIDVKAKGIQFKYEDLPSSISASGYFINIDFARIEQVMTNLINNAIKFTPSGGTITVSVELGNDREITAHKIFIKIIDTGSGIGKEMLPYIFDRFYKGNQHESGTGLGLAISKEIILKHQEMIEAISELNRGSTFIITLPIYLEAGEKQV
- a CDS encoding DUF1987 domain-containing protein, yielding MNGLFIEATKSTPEVCFDAENNKLVLNGQSYPENAFKFYEPILKWLDQYIAQLQPEVQVTIELSLSYINTSSSKCLMMLLDTFEEAFHDGILVQLNWYYNEDNESELECAEEFTEDMSFPFEIIACVESK
- a CDS encoding response regulator transcription factor, producing the protein MENLKLFIADDQTLMRDGLQIVIDLEKDMEVIGTADNGKEAYEKIISLKPDIVLMDIQMPVMNGIECIKLVKQKCPEIIILILTTFNEEDYIVEGLANGANGFLLKGIDFENLIASIRNAAKGNLLIPAEVAVKLANRLHNIYANKLGGKIEQIRKHLEKNNIYLTDREISIIKLMLEGLSNRKIAEKIFISEGTVKNYSSEIYRKFNVKNRPELLDYINQIC
- the fabG gene encoding 3-oxoacyl-ACP reductase FabG — translated: MRLNGKVAIITGGANGIGRQTVLRFANEGAKVVIADFNEEQGLKVLKEVREGDGIGIFVKVDVADSKSTKHMVQTALEHYGKIDILINNAGITNDGLLANLTEESWQKVINVNLTGVFNCTKAVIPMMLEQGSGKIINTSSVSGVYGNFGQTNYAAAKAGVIGMTKTWAKELGAKGINVNAVAPGFCDTNMTAQVPEKVMEKIVQQIPLKRLGKAEDIANAYLYLASDEANYVNGTVLHVDGGIVM